In Arthrobacter citreus, a single genomic region encodes these proteins:
- a CDS encoding TOMM precursor leader peptide-binding protein — MKSVVTILGDGLLTKYVSEILLNNYQIVQQKEIDEPIQEDTNLILILDDAWNPKVLEKADEKLRIANVPWLRACVSFGEGVIGPLVRPGKVGCIKCADYRRIMAGRERREMLKIDDRLLEGDGQSSDVWGTRTGLLQMAYLIAAEVEKFMNGKETRIDERIFILNLKTFKSSNHFFLPNPLCPNCGQLDDDTSDSAIISLEPSMKISPTSYRSRSMDELKKVLVSDYLGQRTGFLNGKAYDLTTPFADVVVNLPLLQGDEGTAGRTLSYESSELTAILEGLERYCGLTPRGKRTVVHDSYQNLKDRAINPEIVGTHSKEQYALPHFPFRSFNPKRKMDWVWGYSFMKEEPILVPELLAYYSLGCGHGFVYETSNGCALGGSLEEAIFYGILEIVERDSFLMTWYAKLQLPRLDPKSANDQELDLMIERMRLVGGYELHLFNSTMENGVPSIVAIAKNIKESGLNLICAAGAHLDPVRAVKSAVYELAGMMLTLDKKFEENYANTMKMLLDNTLVKQMDDHGMLYGLRQAEERLKFLLDDNRPLSTFEQQFKWNTNHADLTKDLKDILQVFKQLNLDVIVVDQTTPELKRNGLFCVKVLIPGMLPMTFGNHLKRLNGLDRVLKVPVKLGYAKKPLKPEQLNPYPHPFP; from the coding sequence TTGAAATCAGTCGTTACCATTTTGGGAGATGGACTATTAACGAAATATGTGTCTGAGATTCTTTTAAATAACTATCAAATAGTCCAGCAGAAGGAGATAGACGAACCGATCCAAGAAGACACTAATTTAATATTAATTTTGGACGACGCATGGAATCCAAAAGTTCTTGAAAAAGCCGACGAAAAGTTAAGAATAGCTAATGTGCCATGGTTACGTGCCTGTGTTTCATTTGGAGAAGGTGTAATTGGACCTTTAGTGCGTCCGGGAAAAGTTGGTTGCATTAAATGCGCCGATTATCGACGTATAATGGCCGGCAGAGAACGAAGAGAAATGCTAAAAATAGATGATCGGTTATTAGAAGGTGATGGGCAATCAAGCGATGTATGGGGAACTAGAACAGGATTACTACAAATGGCTTATCTCATTGCAGCTGAAGTAGAAAAGTTTATGAACGGGAAAGAAACGCGTATAGACGAAAGAATCTTTATCTTAAATTTAAAGACATTTAAAAGTTCAAATCACTTTTTTTTACCAAACCCATTATGTCCAAATTGTGGGCAGTTAGATGATGATACTTCTGATTCTGCGATTATTTCACTTGAACCTAGTATGAAAATTTCTCCTACAAGCTACCGTAGTCGTTCAATGGACGAATTGAAAAAGGTGTTGGTTAGTGATTATTTAGGTCAACGAACAGGTTTTTTAAACGGAAAGGCATATGATCTAACTACCCCATTTGCAGATGTAGTTGTAAATTTACCACTACTTCAAGGGGACGAAGGAACGGCAGGACGGACTCTCTCATATGAGTCTAGTGAATTAACTGCTATTTTAGAGGGGCTAGAAAGATATTGTGGTCTTACTCCTAGGGGGAAGCGAACAGTAGTTCACGATAGTTATCAAAATTTAAAAGACCGGGCAATTAATCCGGAAATAGTTGGTACTCATTCAAAAGAGCAATATGCTTTACCACACTTCCCATTCAGGTCGTTTAATCCTAAGCGTAAAATGGATTGGGTATGGGGCTATTCCTTTATGAAAGAGGAGCCGATTCTTGTACCTGAGTTACTTGCGTATTACAGCTTGGGCTGTGGACATGGCTTTGTGTATGAAACTTCAAATGGTTGTGCACTTGGAGGTAGTCTAGAAGAAGCTATATTTTATGGTATTTTGGAAATTGTTGAACGGGATTCATTCTTAATGACTTGGTATGCCAAGCTACAACTTCCTCGACTTGATCCTAAATCGGCGAATGATCAAGAGCTGGATTTAATGATTGAACGTATGCGCTTGGTTGGTGGCTATGAACTTCATTTGTTTAACTCGACGATGGAAAATGGAGTTCCAAGTATCGTAGCAATTGCCAAAAATATAAAAGAAAGTGGCTTAAATCTCATTTGCGCTGCCGGTGCTCATCTTGACCCGGTTAGGGCGGTTAAGAGCGCAGTGTATGAGCTAGCTGGAATGATGTTGACTTTGGATAAGAAGTTTGAAGAAAATTACGCCAATACTATGAAAATGCTTCTAGATAACACGCTCGTTAAACAAATGGATGATCATGGAATGCTGTATGGATTGCGACAAGCAGAAGAGCGTTTGAAGTTTCTATTAGATGATAACCGCCCATTAAGTACGTTTGAGCAACAATTTAAATGGAATACAAACCATGCAGATTTGACGAAAGATCTAAAGGATATTCTGCAAGTATTTAAACAATTAAATCTTGATGTGATTGTAGTTGATCAAACTACACCTGAGCTTAAACGAAATGGATTATTTTGTGTAAAAGTATTAATCCCTGGTATGCTACCGATGACATTCGGAAATCATTTAAAACGATTAAATGGGCTTGATCGAGTGCTAAAGGTGCCAGTTAAATTAGGCTATGCGAAAAAGCCACTAAAGCCGGAACAATTAAATCCATATCCACATCCGTTTCCATAG
- a CDS encoding SagB/ThcOx family dehydrogenase, translated as MSLQTFLHNLHFDIEKANQSNWEVDWEDAPLTYKLYKDLPIIPLSLDIPLSLTEEKNEVNPSLNEIGYFLWYVYGLTQIAQTAIPSGSNETVTMMSSNRRFVPSGGGLYPNEVYLYLKSDKVSSGIYHYDVARHCLVLLREGNFDSYVSSALGNRCEISKCFGTIFISTMFWKNFFKYNNFSYRLQSLDAGVLIGQILEVSKRFGFKAGVYYQFLDQAINHLIGVHEREESIYAAIPISIEESSLFSSENSKSMSFNSTDLSIELPIVSHKYILKSKNIREFPMLIKINKLSMMDSTQSFKKVDKSDEVLEGQQRITLPKVSMLSYDLAAICKKRFSPELDFTIRPVSQKNLATLLRETTATFSYLNDLDEPFKKNKNRPKLYMCLHNVEGITDGAYCYDDLTHSLIKIKLGDHRIQLQYGMNASTVNLCQIPICIHVVGNKEHIKSTHSYRGYRIQQMEAGMMVQRLLIAASALEMGGHPLLGYDVKLCDEIYELEETEKTSLIQIPIGYYGNRPWMLGNLHG; from the coding sequence ATGAGTTTACAAACATTTCTACACAACCTTCATTTTGATATTGAAAAGGCAAATCAATCAAACTGGGAAGTAGACTGGGAGGATGCGCCTTTAACTTATAAATTATACAAAGATTTACCTATAATTCCTCTTTCACTGGACATTCCACTATCATTAACAGAGGAAAAAAACGAAGTAAATCCGAGCTTAAACGAAATAGGGTATTTTCTATGGTATGTATATGGATTAACTCAAATTGCCCAAACGGCTATTCCTTCTGGTTCAAATGAGACCGTTACTATGATGTCTTCAAACCGAAGATTTGTACCTTCTGGTGGGGGGCTTTACCCTAATGAAGTATACTTATATTTAAAAAGCGATAAAGTCTCTTCCGGGATTTATCATTATGATGTAGCTAGACATTGCTTAGTTTTATTAAGAGAAGGAAACTTTGATTCTTATGTATCAAGTGCTCTAGGAAATAGATGTGAGATTTCTAAGTGTTTTGGTACTATTTTTATTTCAACAATGTTTTGGAAAAACTTCTTTAAATATAATAATTTTTCTTATCGTCTCCAAAGTTTGGATGCTGGTGTATTAATTGGACAGATTTTAGAAGTATCAAAACGCTTTGGGTTTAAAGCAGGGGTATACTATCAGTTTTTAGATCAAGCAATCAACCATCTAATTGGTGTGCACGAACGGGAGGAAAGTATATACGCTGCAATTCCGATCTCTATTGAAGAATCGTCTTTATTTTCTAGTGAAAATAGTAAAAGCATGAGTTTCAATTCAACAGATTTAAGTATAGAATTACCAATAGTTTCGCACAAGTATATATTAAAATCGAAAAATATAAGAGAATTCCCAATGCTAATTAAAATAAATAAACTATCAATGATGGATTCGACGCAATCATTTAAAAAAGTAGACAAAAGTGATGAAGTTTTAGAAGGTCAGCAACGAATAACTTTGCCTAAAGTCAGCATGTTATCATATGATCTAGCAGCTATATGTAAGAAACGCTTTTCACCCGAATTAGACTTTACAATACGTCCCGTCAGTCAAAAAAATCTAGCGACCCTACTTCGAGAGACAACAGCTACCTTTTCGTATTTGAACGATTTAGACGAACCCTTCAAAAAAAATAAAAATCGTCCCAAACTATATATGTGTTTACACAACGTCGAGGGGATTACCGATGGCGCATATTGCTATGATGATCTTACTCATTCATTAATAAAAATCAAATTAGGTGATCATCGAATCCAGCTTCAATATGGAATGAATGCTTCAACTGTAAACTTATGCCAAATCCCAATTTGCATACATGTAGTCGGAAACAAAGAACACATCAAGTCGACACATAGCTATCGTGGCTACCGAATTCAACAAATGGAAGCCGGTATGATGGTGCAGCGATTACTGATCGCCGCATCAGCCCTAGAAATGGGTGGCCACCCACTATTAGGATATGATGTAAAATTGTGTGACGAAATATATGAATTAGAAGAAACAGAAAAAACAAGTCTAATACAAATTCCAATCGGATATTATGGAAATAGACCTTGGATGCTAGGGAACTTGCACGGTTGA
- a CDS encoding M15 family metallopeptidase — translation MIKNIENIGGEKSVSSRKKPIIGIAISSLVIAAGVVGTINYQNHNKEPKTIVIKKNDQVKTDIVKNNNVLNFPDYYKTTKEDESGLLEVLNIDSNLVLVNKDRKLPDGYEPSDLIYPSIPLNGAVKEKTRMRSEAAHALEKLFAGAKSDGYTLTAISGYRSYDRQVSLYNNYLSVHGEEWTKAYSAYPGTSEHQTGLAMDVSSPSFGNALEVEFAQTPEGKWLAEHAHEYGFIIRYPEDKVDLTHYHYEPWHIRYVGKEYATYLYTKHLALEEAMPAKKS, via the coding sequence ATGATAAAAAATATAGAAAATATAGGAGGAGAAAAGTCAGTGTCTAGTAGAAAAAAACCAATTATAGGTATAGCCATTTCATCTTTAGTTATAGCAGCAGGAGTTGTAGGTACTATAAACTATCAGAATCATAATAAAGAACCTAAAACAATTGTGATTAAGAAAAACGACCAAGTCAAAACAGATATTGTTAAAAATAATAATGTACTAAACTTCCCAGATTATTATAAAACAACAAAAGAAGACGAGTCCGGTTTATTAGAAGTGTTAAACATCGATTCAAATTTAGTTTTAGTTAATAAAGATCGAAAACTACCAGATGGATATGAACCGAGCGATCTTATCTATCCATCTATTCCATTAAATGGAGCAGTAAAAGAAAAAACAAGAATGAGAAGTGAAGCTGCTCATGCATTAGAAAAATTATTTGCTGGTGCAAAATCGGATGGATATACATTAACTGCAATTTCTGGATATCGTTCATACGATCGACAAGTTTCGTTATACAATAATTATCTATCTGTACATGGCGAAGAATGGACTAAAGCATACAGTGCATATCCAGGAACAAGCGAACATCAGACTGGACTAGCTATGGATGTTTCTTCGCCATCATTTGGTAATGCTTTAGAAGTCGAGTTTGCACAAACGCCTGAAGGAAAATGGTTAGCAGAACATGCACATGAATACGGATTTATCATTCGTTATCCTGAAGATAAAGTAGACTTAACACATTATCACTATGAGCCATGGCATATTCGTTACGTCGGAAAAGAATACGCTACTTATCTATATACAAAACATCTTGCACTGGAAGAAGCAATGCCAGCTAAGAAAAGCTAA
- a CDS encoding helix-turn-helix transcriptional regulator: MYEGKIIKYYREKSQMTQEQLGKGICSSTHISKIERSQTEYAHEIITLLSDRLGIKIEQEILKLQNIKKQIDNWQQAIAMQLFDEVEKINIELEQEELIQISNYINQYKLLRIRYFLIQNLLDKALELIGEIKKIKHKLTPYELNLFRHVLGIYHLTIHEPLHAIQVLKEINNGEYANEEYFYHLASAYHSNELSVMAYFYADKARQYFKSINSYLRVIDSEMLMLIQVKDNEDFTEIIKRFENLIQSCEICKSNERKARVFHNLAFEYYRRNDYKLAKKYYFESMKLKDHKSIPYILSLEGYIRSSYYGELLPKGELLQLINEGYQLASEKSDKLFICLFTLLDLLILEKEQDYHRYLSDYSLPYFKKLGFAYLINQSEKELFNYYFKCKQTRKALGIANTLINQ, translated from the coding sequence ATGTATGAGGGGAAAATCATAAAATATTATCGAGAAAAATCTCAAATGACACAAGAGCAATTAGGAAAAGGTATTTGTTCTAGTACACATATTAGTAAAATTGAAAGATCTCAAACTGAATATGCACATGAAATCATTACACTACTATCAGATCGACTTGGAATAAAAATTGAACAAGAGATTTTAAAATTACAAAATATCAAAAAGCAGATCGATAACTGGCAGCAAGCAATTGCTATGCAATTATTTGATGAAGTAGAAAAAATCAACATAGAGCTTGAACAAGAAGAGCTAATTCAAATATCAAATTATATAAATCAATACAAATTACTCCGCATTCGATACTTTCTAATACAAAATTTACTTGATAAAGCATTAGAGCTCATTGGTGAAATCAAAAAAATAAAGCATAAATTAACGCCTTACGAACTAAATCTTTTTAGACATGTGTTAGGAATTTACCACTTAACAATCCACGAACCTTTACATGCCATTCAAGTTTTAAAAGAAATAAATAATGGGGAATATGCTAATGAAGAATATTTTTATCATTTAGCATCAGCCTATCACTCAAACGAGTTGTCTGTAATGGCCTACTTCTATGCTGATAAAGCTCGTCAATATTTCAAAAGTATTAATTCCTATCTACGTGTAATTGATTCCGAGATGCTTATGCTCATACAAGTTAAAGATAATGAAGACTTTACAGAAATCATTAAAAGGTTTGAAAACTTAATCCAAAGCTGTGAAATTTGCAAATCGAACGAACGAAAAGCTAGAGTATTTCATAATTTAGCATTTGAATACTATCGAAGAAACGATTACAAATTAGCAAAAAAATATTATTTTGAGTCGATGAAATTGAAGGATCATAAATCGATCCCATACATACTATCACTCGAAGGATATATACGAAGTTCCTATTATGGAGAACTTTTACCCAAAGGAGAATTACTACAACTTATTAATGAAGGCTACCAGTTAGCTTCCGAGAAAAGCGATAAATTGTTTATCTGTTTATTTACTTTATTAGATCTATTAATTTTAGAAAAAGAACAAGATTATCATCGATATTTATCGGATTACTCATTACCATATTTTAAAAAATTAGGCTTTGCATATTTGATCAATCAGTCGGAAAAAGAATTGTTTAACTATTATTTTAAATGCAAACAAACACGTAAAGCACTTGGAATTGCTAATACATTAATAAATCAATAA
- a CDS encoding S8 family serine peptidase, producing MKIRKNKMLNVMVTSVLTTSFFTSYLMPPKKSYATSNSVETLLKGLTDEQRQSIKRLTPQEGFVVDPSLLTSKDKNANIIVELKTSPIEKDQNGKIKEVSKIKREKIRGEQEFFKKRLSEIWNKKNQKAEINQEAKEATSQFHIKQSFENVFNGVAMTIPTDRINSLLETGVVKRIWKDNKVSVPINELTTQDSKENKVVPPALPLLGVDRLHNEDIKGQGIKVGVLDTGIDYNHPDLKDAYKGGYDFVDNDSDPMESTPADLIASGEPAEVDGRPFVTEHGTHVAGTIASNPRNNVEYAMTGVAPNVDLYAYRVLGHYGSGYDSWIIAGIEKAVEDGMDVINLSLGNSNNYSLDATAVAINNAALQGVVPVVAGGNAGPTPGSLGSPGSSPLAITVGASDVPTDIPTVKTSIGKAVVSNELMAHGLGKDYLSVIDKKLNVVDVGIGAEEDYANKDVTGKVALISRGTLSFDEKIRRAHEKGAVAVLIYNNIEDEIPFFLGENFGYVPTFKMSQDEGQRIVDELKKNPDAKLKMTDLQSNMTSGDVLADFSSRGPVSNNFDIKPDVVAPGVSTFSTVPEYINNPQEGTDYSTSYASMDGTSMATPHVAGVAALLLQSHPDYTVADVKAALMNTADPLKGGTYNVNEVGAGRVDAYEAVHNTTLVEVQNKTYTLDEDGLKKQIDDVSGSLPFGSITQTSEEQNRTTSINIKNLSDQNETYHTRVEFLTIDSVSKDASKNGVKLVLPSTVTVNGNESVNVDAKISIPNSAEVGIYEGYIYVENESKTQEYQIPFHVRYTTSGFAKVEFFKNAITSDLSNYHPDILPFTPVTIRLNSEMKKIDVVVSDLSGKPIGLYGTFDLDGANVDTDYLVMYGFSGDVKLFTGNPNKPLSLEYESLDEGKYIVSYIGTDADGKTYKVDNDMVIDNTPPKVIFDKKTGINEITSDDLTTETNPIDGKDYKAYWVHGNVYDDTIDYLNSRGHNLTQEANMVYAYQDSSWPTAQFFPTVNGDFKFGVLPEEYVNYPTNIAVYTYDYATAGNPIFPDFTIINKGDRYSTINTAAKEVTLGSEFTSTFTVHNAKDLTSANATINIPNYYKVTSVKQSKQLDELIKKNNWSVRIGKPQVAEDTWSNMTTISIDIKDKKTKLPVKINGNIDLLDINLKVVSDLNYMRESGFYYQESTYQTNEGNQVTLPTYANHFKFIAQHSVLEGYFHGEAVNFYNYDLDYSKLGVKAYVVGKNGKQYKADISENGYMTIFDIPATADDYTLVVNIPGHYQYSKKLKLSKLIDGTVQGIDYIAYTDTAAAGDLNGDNVIDIYDAKIIANKAKATGDNLKEDLNKDGVVDLVDFNYVEKNFMTTNPYFPTSIKPVEKTSKLSLEELKKSFN from the coding sequence ATGAAGATTAGAAAGAATAAAATGTTAAACGTGATGGTAACTAGTGTATTGACTACAAGCTTTTTTACATCTTATTTAATGCCACCAAAAAAGTCTTATGCAACTTCTAATTCTGTAGAAACACTCTTAAAGGGACTTACGGATGAGCAGAGACAATCAATTAAACGATTAACTCCACAAGAAGGTTTTGTGGTAGATCCAAGTTTATTAACATCAAAGGACAAAAACGCAAACATTATTGTTGAGCTTAAAACTTCACCAATCGAGAAGGATCAAAATGGAAAAATAAAAGAAGTGTCAAAAATTAAAAGAGAAAAAATTAGAGGCGAACAAGAATTTTTTAAAAAGCGATTATCGGAAATATGGAATAAGAAAAACCAAAAAGCAGAAATAAATCAAGAAGCGAAGGAGGCAACTAGCCAGTTTCATATTAAGCAATCATTTGAAAATGTATTTAATGGAGTGGCTATGACAATTCCTACAGATCGAATCAATTCACTTCTTGAAACTGGTGTTGTCAAACGAATTTGGAAGGATAACAAAGTTAGTGTACCAATTAATGAGCTAACTACTCAAGATTCGAAAGAAAATAAAGTAGTCCCTCCAGCATTACCACTTTTAGGTGTCGATCGTTTACATAACGAGGATATAAAAGGTCAAGGAATTAAGGTTGGTGTTCTTGATACAGGTATAGATTATAATCACCCGGATTTGAAGGATGCTTATAAAGGTGGTTATGATTTTGTAGATAATGACTCAGATCCGATGGAGTCAACGCCTGCTGATCTTATCGCTTCTGGTGAGCCTGCCGAAGTCGATGGTCGACCATTTGTTACCGAACATGGAACACATGTAGCAGGAACAATTGCTTCAAACCCACGTAATAATGTTGAATATGCAATGACCGGTGTTGCTCCGAACGTTGATTTATACGCATATCGAGTACTTGGTCACTATGGTTCAGGATATGATTCTTGGATTATAGCTGGTATTGAGAAAGCTGTAGAAGATGGTATGGATGTTATTAATCTATCTTTAGGAAACAGCAATAATTATTCTTTGGATGCAACAGCTGTAGCAATTAATAATGCAGCGCTGCAAGGGGTAGTTCCTGTTGTAGCTGGAGGAAATGCGGGTCCGACACCAGGATCCTTAGGGTCACCTGGTTCATCACCATTAGCAATTACTGTTGGGGCAAGTGATGTCCCTACAGATATACCGACAGTAAAAACGAGTATAGGTAAGGCTGTAGTTAGTAATGAGTTAATGGCTCATGGCTTAGGCAAAGATTATTTAAGTGTTATTGATAAAAAATTGAATGTTGTTGACGTAGGTATCGGTGCAGAAGAAGATTATGCAAATAAAGATGTTACCGGGAAAGTGGCGCTGATCTCACGCGGTACATTATCTTTTGACGAAAAAATTCGTCGTGCTCATGAAAAAGGGGCGGTGGCAGTGTTAATTTATAACAATATAGAAGATGAGATTCCATTTTTCCTAGGCGAAAACTTTGGGTATGTACCTACCTTTAAAATGAGTCAAGATGAGGGGCAAAGGATTGTAGATGAACTTAAAAAGAATCCAGATGCTAAATTAAAAATGACAGATTTACAGTCAAATATGACTTCGGGCGATGTATTAGCAGACTTTAGTTCCCGTGGTCCTGTTAGTAATAATTTTGATATTAAACCAGATGTAGTTGCACCTGGAGTATCCACTTTTTCAACGGTTCCAGAATATATAAACAATCCCCAGGAGGGTACGGATTATTCAACTAGTTACGCTAGTATGGATGGAACTTCAATGGCTACACCGCATGTTGCGGGAGTAGCTGCATTACTTCTTCAATCCCATCCAGATTATACTGTTGCAGATGTAAAAGCTGCACTTATGAATACAGCAGATCCGTTAAAAGGAGGAACTTATAATGTAAACGAAGTTGGAGCTGGACGAGTAGATGCATATGAAGCCGTTCATAATACGACTTTAGTCGAAGTTCAGAATAAAACATATACATTAGATGAGGACGGATTAAAAAAACAGATTGATGATGTTTCAGGTTCGTTACCATTTGGAAGTATTACGCAAACAAGTGAGGAACAAAATCGAACAACATCAATTAATATTAAAAACTTAAGTGATCAAAATGAAACATATCATACGAGAGTAGAATTTTTAACAATCGATAGTGTTTCGAAGGATGCTAGTAAAAACGGAGTAAAACTAGTATTACCTTCAACTGTAACAGTTAATGGAAACGAGAGCGTTAATGTAGATGCGAAAATATCTATACCAAATTCTGCTGAGGTTGGTATTTATGAAGGGTATATTTACGTAGAAAATGAATCAAAGACACAGGAATATCAAATTCCATTCCATGTTCGTTATACAACAAGTGGCTTCGCAAAGGTTGAATTCTTTAAGAATGCAATTACGAGTGATCTAAGTAATTACCACCCAGATATATTACCTTTTACTCCAGTTACAATCAGATTAAACAGTGAAATGAAAAAAATAGATGTTGTTGTTAGTGATTTATCTGGAAAACCAATTGGTCTATACGGTACTTTCGATTTAGATGGAGCAAATGTTGATACAGACTATTTAGTGATGTACGGATTTTCAGGTGATGTAAAATTATTTACAGGCAACCCAAATAAACCACTATCACTAGAATATGAATCATTAGATGAAGGTAAGTATATCGTTTCTTATATTGGTACAGATGCAGATGGGAAAACCTATAAAGTAGACAATGATATGGTAATTGATAATACTCCTCCAAAAGTAATATTTGATAAAAAGACAGGCATAAATGAAATTACTAGTGATGATTTAACAACTGAAACAAACCCAATAGATGGTAAAGACTACAAAGCTTATTGGGTCCACGGCAATGTGTATGATGATACGATTGACTATTTAAATAGCAGAGGACATAATCTGACACAAGAAGCGAATATGGTTTATGCTTACCAGGATTCATCTTGGCCAACAGCACAATTTTTCCCTACAGTAAATGGAGATTTTAAATTTGGAGTACTACCAGAAGAGTATGTTAATTACCCTACAAATATAGCAGTTTATACTTATGACTATGCAACTGCAGGTAACCCAATTTTCCCTGATTTTACAATTATTAATAAAGGTGATCGATATTCAACGATTAATACAGCGGCGAAAGAAGTAACGCTTGGTTCAGAGTTTACGAGTACGTTTACTGTCCATAATGCAAAGGATTTAACAAGTGCAAATGCAACAATCAATATTCCTAACTATTATAAAGTCACGAGTGTAAAGCAATCGAAGCAATTAGATGAGTTAATAAAGAAAAATAATTGGAGTGTTCGTATTGGTAAACCACAAGTAGCAGAAGACACTTGGTCAAATATGACGACAATTTCAATTGATATTAAGGACAAAAAGACAAAATTACCGGTGAAAATTAATGGCAATATTGATTTGTTAGATATTAATCTAAAAGTCGTGAGCGATCTTAACTATATGAGAGAAAGCGGATTTTATTATCAGGAATCAACTTATCAGACCAATGAAGGGAATCAAGTTACATTACCAACATACGCTAATCACTTTAAATTCATAGCTCAACACTCAGTTTTAGAAGGCTATTTCCACGGTGAGGCAGTTAACTTTTATAACTATGACTTAGATTATTCAAAATTAGGTGTAAAAGCATATGTTGTGGGCAAAAATGGAAAACAATATAAAGCGGATATTTCAGAAAATGGATATATGACTATTTTTGATATTCCAGCTACTGCAGATGATTACACATTAGTAGTCAACATTCCAGGACACTATCAATATAGTAAAAAACTTAAATTAAGTAAATTAATAGACGGAACAGTCCAAGGAATAGACTACATCGCTTACACTGACACCGCTGCTGCGGGAGATCTAAATGGAGATAATGTAATCGACATTTACGATGCAAAAATAATTGCAAATAAAGCGAAGGCAACAGGCGATAACTTGAAGGAAGATTTAAATAAAGATGGAGTAGTTGATCTAGTAGACTTCAATTATGTTGAAAAGAACTTTATGACAACAAATCCATATTTCCCTACTTCAATTAAACCAGTTGAAAAAACAAGTAAATTATCGTTAGAAGAATTGAAGAAGAGCTTTAATTAG